Proteins encoded by one window of Paenibacillus urinalis:
- the pheT gene encoding phenylalanine--tRNA ligase subunit beta yields the protein MRVSTEWLSDYISLEGVAPQDLAERITRAGIEIDIVENRNQGVTKVVVGYVISKEKHPDADKLNICKVDAGLGEELQIVCGAKNVDAGQKVPVALVGAKLPGGLEIKKAKLRGALSQGMICSAKELGLNDKLLPKELQEGILVLPAELEVGTPIEQVLGLNDHVLELDLTPNRSDALSMIGAAYEVSAILSRDITLPAPEADLKESGSAAADHISVQVDAPELCTHYSARYISGVSIKPSPLWMQNRLMAAGIRPINNIVDITNYVMLEYGQPLHAFDADQLSGGSIVVRRATEGETMITLDDQERKLKDTMLLITDGAKPVAIAGVMGGQNSEVTSDTANILLESAKFDGTTVRKTSRELGLRSESSLRFEKNVDPGSVIPALNRAASLISAYAGGNVHPGIVESTAGSNEERVIALSVTKVNNYLGTSLSAEEIHAIFDRLHFTYETAQENELLVTVPTRRGDITRDVDLIEEVARLYGYDHIPTTVIEGPTTAGSLTKPQLIRRALRGLLSNAGYQEMISYSFVNPERSTLFSALTAGSQSVKLAMPMSEELSVLRTSALPQMLEAAQYNRNRKQESLALFEIGSVFYTEEETLTKQPKEIPVLSLLLSGNRIEKQWNITAEKVDFFDLKGAVESIFAYLGLEGQISYAANQPKDYHPGRSASIYLKISGEEQVLVGTLGQVHPELQLAYDLGDTYIAELSLEALYDEALPPLVYRELPRFPAVSRDIAVVVEQSVEAGVLMSSIRESAGELLQSVQVFDIYTGEKVGEGKKSIALALTYRHKDHTLTEEEITAVHTKVLTDLSDKTGAELRK from the coding sequence GTGAGAGTATCAACAGAATGGTTATCTGATTATATTTCTCTAGAGGGTGTTGCACCTCAGGATTTGGCTGAGCGCATCACACGTGCGGGAATTGAAATTGATATTGTAGAAAATCGAAATCAAGGTGTGACCAAAGTTGTCGTCGGCTACGTAATTAGCAAGGAGAAGCATCCAGATGCGGATAAGCTGAACATTTGTAAAGTCGATGCAGGACTTGGGGAAGAGCTTCAGATCGTATGTGGAGCAAAAAATGTAGACGCAGGCCAGAAAGTTCCTGTCGCTCTTGTCGGAGCGAAATTGCCCGGCGGTCTAGAAATAAAAAAAGCCAAGCTGCGCGGCGCCCTGTCCCAAGGGATGATCTGTTCTGCCAAAGAGCTCGGACTAAATGACAAGCTCTTGCCTAAAGAGCTGCAGGAAGGAATCCTCGTACTGCCGGCTGAGCTTGAAGTAGGTACACCGATTGAGCAGGTACTGGGTCTTAATGACCATGTACTTGAGCTCGATCTTACGCCAAACCGTTCAGATGCATTATCTATGATTGGAGCTGCTTACGAGGTTAGTGCCATCTTGAGCAGAGATATTACATTGCCAGCACCGGAAGCAGATCTTAAAGAGTCTGGCTCAGCGGCAGCAGACCATATCTCCGTTCAAGTCGATGCTCCTGAGCTATGCACTCATTACTCGGCTAGATATATTAGCGGTGTATCGATTAAGCCATCTCCGCTATGGATGCAAAATCGTCTGATGGCAGCCGGTATCCGCCCGATTAATAACATCGTGGATATTACCAACTACGTTATGCTCGAATATGGCCAGCCGCTGCATGCATTTGATGCGGATCAGCTGTCGGGAGGCAGTATCGTCGTTCGCCGAGCAACCGAAGGCGAAACGATGATTACGCTTGACGACCAGGAACGTAAACTGAAAGACACGATGCTGCTGATTACAGATGGTGCTAAACCGGTCGCAATTGCCGGTGTAATGGGTGGACAGAATTCCGAAGTTACGAGTGATACAGCTAATATCTTATTGGAATCAGCTAAGTTCGACGGCACCACGGTTCGCAAGACATCCCGCGAACTCGGACTGCGTTCAGAATCCAGTCTTCGTTTTGAGAAAAATGTAGATCCTGGTTCTGTCATTCCTGCATTGAACCGTGCTGCATCACTGATCAGTGCTTATGCTGGAGGAAATGTGCATCCGGGAATTGTGGAGTCCACAGCAGGCTCCAATGAAGAGCGAGTGATTGCTCTCTCTGTGACCAAAGTAAATAACTATCTGGGTACATCGCTCTCTGCTGAGGAAATTCATGCGATTTTTGATCGCCTGCATTTCACCTATGAGACGGCTCAAGAGAACGAGCTTCTTGTCACTGTTCCAACACGCCGGGGAGATATTACGCGGGATGTGGATCTTATTGAAGAGGTTGCCCGTCTATACGGATACGATCATATTCCAACAACGGTAATTGAAGGACCTACGACTGCGGGATCACTGACGAAGCCGCAGCTCATCCGCAGAGCGCTGCGTGGCCTTTTGTCAAACGCAGGATATCAGGAGATGATCAGTTACTCCTTCGTTAATCCGGAGCGGTCGACACTATTTTCAGCCTTGACGGCAGGCAGCCAGTCAGTGAAGCTTGCTATGCCGATGAGCGAAGAGCTCAGTGTACTGAGAACTAGCGCACTTCCACAAATGCTGGAGGCAGCACAGTACAACCGTAACCGCAAGCAGGAGAGTCTCGCGCTGTTTGAGATCGGCAGTGTTTTTTATACAGAAGAAGAGACACTGACGAAGCAGCCTAAGGAAATTCCAGTGCTGTCTCTGCTCTTGTCCGGTAATCGCATTGAGAAGCAGTGGAATATTACAGCTGAGAAGGTCGATTTCTTTGATCTTAAAGGTGCTGTGGAATCCATATTTGCATACCTCGGACTTGAAGGTCAGATCAGCTACGCTGCGAATCAGCCGAAGGACTATCATCCGGGACGGTCGGCTTCCATATATCTGAAGATTTCCGGTGAGGAGCAGGTGCTCGTAGGAACACTCGGTCAAGTCCATCCTGAGCTTCAGCTGGCCTACGATCTAGGAGATACGTATATAGCGGAATTGTCCCTTGAAGCCTTGTATGATGAGGCTCTTCCTCCGCTAGTTTATCGTGAGCTGCCGCGCTTCCCTGCAGTTTCCCGTGATATTGCAGTGGTTGTAGAGCAATCGGTAGAGGCCGGCGTCTTGATGTCTTCGATCCGGGAGTCTGCTGGTGAATTGCTTCAATCGGTACAAGTATTCGATATTTATACAGGGGAGAAAGTGGGAGAAGGCAAGAAGAGTATTGCCCTTGCACTAACATATCGTCACAAGGATCACACCCTGACTGAAGAGGAAATTACGGCAGTTCATACGAAGGTGCTGACGGATCTGTCCGATAAAACCGGGGCTGAACTTCGCAAATAA
- a CDS encoding cytochrome C oxidase subunit II produces MKKVSYLLFTVMLLFVLVACGQDSAKDQGSGITEPEVAASDEIVIKATDYEFDQPEYRIKKGVPVRVVYENVEGNHGIIVPGLSLQLDRDTTSKVITPEETGEFEIACSVFCGTGHSTMISKIIVEE; encoded by the coding sequence ATGAAAAAAGTCAGCTATCTGCTGTTCACCGTGATGCTGCTATTCGTGCTTGTTGCGTGCGGACAAGATTCAGCGAAGGATCAAGGCAGCGGTATTACTGAGCCTGAAGTTGCTGCAAGTGACGAGATCGTCATTAAAGCGACAGATTACGAATTTGATCAACCCGAGTATCGCATCAAAAAAGGGGTTCCTGTTCGTGTCGTATATGAGAATGTAGAAGGAAACCACGGAATTATTGTTCCCGGTCTTAGCCTTCAGCTTGATCGAGATACAACATCCAAGGTCATCACACCGGAAGAAACAGGTGAATTTGAGATTGCTTGTTCTGTATTTTGCGGTACGGGCCATTCCACAATGATATCTAAAATTATAGTCGAAGAATAA
- a CDS encoding phage holin family protein, with translation MNILGAIVRFIVAAIVLLLVGWIVPGFSVGGFGSALILAIVIALLGWVIESIFGKRVTPFGRGIVGFLVSALVIWLSQYIVSDVSASILGAILAALVIGIIDIFVPTPFDAAKGNRK, from the coding sequence ATGAATATTTTAGGAGCTATCGTCCGGTTTATTGTAGCCGCAATCGTATTGTTACTTGTTGGCTGGATTGTTCCGGGCTTCTCAGTAGGCGGATTTGGCAGTGCACTGATCTTGGCCATTGTGATCGCTTTGTTAGGCTGGGTCATCGAGAGTATCTTCGGAAAAAGAGTTACTCCATTCGGCCGCGGTATCGTCGGATTCTTGGTGAGTGCGCTCGTCATATGGCTGTCTCAATACATCGTCAGCGATGTGTCCGCGAGCATCCTGGGAGCCATCCTTGCAGCGCTAGTCATCGGGATTATCGACATTTTTGTACCAACCCCGTTTGATGCAGCTAAAGGGAATCGAAAATAA
- a CDS encoding endonuclease MutS2 produces MDSKILHTLEYRKILNTLSLYTQTEMGKHNAENLVPISDLEEVKNLLSGTDQAVNVDRLKGIPSFTGIVDIRSAVKRARIGGTLSPHELLSIHNTVHTARRLKRLLDGMQEEIQMDKLIFLSEQLSEQKPLEDAIKSCIDDSAEVLDSASANLSQIRRELRTGESRIREKLDSMIRSSSVSKMLQDQLVTIRGDRFVIPVKAEYRAHFGGIVHDQSGSGATLFIEPESIVAMNNKLRETRMREEREIEVILQKLTALVGEQADLLVIDVDLLGTLDFIFAKARLAREMKATLPIMNDRGFMKLKKGRHPLISIDHVVPTDVELGNTYTSIIVTGPNTGGKTVTLKTVGLLSLMAMSGLFVSAEDGSQLCVFDAIYADIGDEQSIEQSLSTFSSHMTNIIRILSEMTPKSLVLFDELGAGTDPSEGSALAIAILEHIHSTGCRLIATTHYSELKAYAYERKGVINASMEFDVNTLSPTYRLLLGVPGRSNAFAIAERLGLPSDILDYARGEVTEDDQRVEHMIASLEQNRLTAEREKERAEKLRKDLEQLRDHHEQEINKLEEQRDRRIEKAEQEAREIIAKARQESEEIIRDLRKMALEEGASVKEHKLIAARKALSDAEPAERKKKIKKAAQARRIEPGDEVKVASLNQKGHVVELAGKEAMVQLGIMKMKVALTDLELIDTPQAQKQGAGATRHVTGVKRTRDEHVRSELDLRGANLEEALVEADRFIDEAFMANLGQVYLIHGKGTGVLRSGIQEYLRRHKNVKSYRLGNYGEGGTGVTVAELK; encoded by the coding sequence TTGGATTCAAAAATTTTGCATACGTTAGAATATCGTAAAATTTTAAATACATTATCTCTATACACGCAAACAGAGATGGGTAAACACAACGCTGAAAATTTAGTTCCAATCAGCGATCTTGAGGAAGTTAAAAATCTGCTGTCTGGAACCGACCAGGCTGTTAACGTGGATCGATTAAAAGGAATACCGTCATTTACCGGCATTGTAGATATTCGTTCTGCCGTGAAGAGAGCTCGAATCGGTGGAACGTTAAGTCCCCATGAACTGCTCTCCATCCACAATACGGTTCACACCGCACGGAGACTTAAACGCCTGCTGGATGGCATGCAGGAAGAAATTCAGATGGACAAGCTAATCTTCCTGAGTGAGCAATTGTCTGAACAAAAACCGCTCGAGGATGCAATCAAATCATGTATTGATGATTCTGCAGAAGTATTAGATTCGGCGAGCGCTAATCTGTCCCAAATCCGTCGTGAATTAAGAACGGGGGAGTCCAGGATTAGAGAGAAGCTCGATTCCATGATCCGCTCATCTTCGGTGTCCAAGATGCTTCAGGATCAGCTTGTCACCATTCGCGGTGATCGCTTCGTTATTCCCGTAAAAGCAGAATATCGTGCGCACTTTGGCGGGATTGTTCATGATCAATCGGGTTCAGGTGCTACACTCTTTATCGAGCCAGAGTCCATCGTTGCCATGAATAACAAGCTTCGTGAAACACGAATGCGCGAAGAACGTGAGATTGAAGTGATTCTGCAAAAATTGACGGCTCTTGTTGGAGAGCAAGCGGACTTGCTTGTCATCGATGTCGATTTGCTGGGAACATTGGATTTTATTTTTGCAAAAGCACGTCTCGCCCGGGAAATGAAAGCAACCTTGCCGATCATGAATGACCGTGGCTTTATGAAGCTTAAAAAAGGTCGTCATCCGCTTATATCGATTGATCACGTTGTTCCAACGGATGTTGAATTGGGCAATACGTATACCTCGATTATTGTTACCGGTCCCAATACCGGTGGTAAGACCGTTACGCTCAAAACGGTAGGACTGCTAAGTCTGATGGCGATGTCCGGCTTGTTTGTGTCCGCCGAGGATGGAAGCCAGTTATGTGTATTTGATGCCATCTATGCCGATATCGGTGACGAGCAGAGCATTGAGCAGAGCCTTAGTACTTTCTCAAGCCATATGACGAACATCATTCGAATATTGTCGGAAATGACACCGAAGAGCCTTGTGTTATTTGATGAGCTAGGGGCCGGTACCGATCCTTCTGAAGGTTCTGCACTTGCTATAGCCATCCTTGAGCACATTCATTCCACAGGCTGCCGTCTCATTGCGACGACACATTATAGCGAACTGAAGGCTTATGCATATGAACGCAAAGGCGTTATTAATGCGAGTATGGAATTTGATGTCAATACACTGAGTCCGACCTACAGACTATTACTTGGTGTACCAGGACGAAGTAATGCATTCGCCATTGCAGAGCGTCTCGGACTTCCGTCTGATATTCTTGATTATGCCCGCGGGGAAGTCACAGAGGATGATCAACGGGTAGAGCATATGATTGCTTCGCTGGAGCAGAATCGTCTGACAGCAGAGCGGGAGAAGGAACGTGCTGAGAAGCTGAGAAAAGATCTGGAGCAGCTTCGTGATCATCATGAGCAGGAGATTAACAAGCTCGAAGAACAACGGGACAGACGTATAGAGAAGGCGGAGCAGGAAGCTCGGGAGATCATTGCCAAAGCCCGCCAGGAGTCTGAGGAAATTATTCGTGATCTACGCAAGATGGCACTTGAGGAAGGGGCTTCGGTCAAGGAGCACAAGCTCATCGCCGCACGAAAAGCATTAAGTGATGCCGAACCAGCCGAGCGCAAGAAAAAAATTAAAAAAGCGGCTCAAGCTCGGAGAATTGAACCTGGTGATGAAGTTAAGGTTGCCAGTTTGAATCAGAAAGGTCATGTCGTTGAATTGGCTGGCAAGGAGGCCATGGTTCAGCTTGGCATTATGAAAATGAAAGTAGCACTTACGGATTTGGAGTTAATTGATACACCGCAGGCTCAGAAGCAAGGAGCGGGAGCGACTAGACATGTAACAGGTGTCAAGCGTACACGGGATGAGCATGTCAGATCAGAGCTTGATCTCAGAGGTGCAAATCTTGAAGAGGCACTGGTTGAAGCAGACCGCTTCATTGATGAAGCCTTTATGGCGAATTTGGGCCAGGTGTACCTCATTCATGGCAAAGGTACTGGCGTTCTCCGTTCTGGAATTCAGGAATATCTTCGCAGGCACAAGAACGTTAAGAGCTACCGGTTAGGCAACTACGGAGAAGGCGGTACGGGAGTTACCGTTGCTGAACTGAAATAA
- a CDS encoding MFS transporter: MSKTPLDKQSRLLLFINGLFVLAGALSGTFLNVFLWKSKQDFAMIGWFTISQQIGLVLTFWLAGKWVKEHNKMNALRLGILLSGVFYLLVLGLDQHAVSYIWPLGLLLGASLGLFWLAFNVVYFEVTDRDNRDLFNGWVGLIGSFVGIVGPWISGMIISMSVANQGYQYIFMISMLVFGIGVVFSFFLKKRKTEGTYSWNEPVKQLSERGNPWRWAGPALAAQGIREGVFSFLVNLLVYIATTQEAKLGQFYLITSFVALVSYHVIGKWYKPAYRYYGTLVGAALLFIFTLPLLWTVNYGTLLLQGVGSAIFMPLYILPMISSVFDLMGTSGENVSKRVELVVLREICLTIGRVVGIVMFIIVLEINQSTQTITWLMIILGLSPVLSWFMIRRLLQAQPVNNSPAK, from the coding sequence ATGAGTAAAACTCCACTCGACAAACAATCAAGGCTTCTCCTATTTATTAATGGTCTGTTTGTACTTGCTGGTGCTTTATCCGGTACTTTTCTTAACGTTTTTTTATGGAAAAGCAAACAAGACTTTGCCATGATCGGCTGGTTCACGATCAGTCAGCAAATCGGGCTGGTGCTGACCTTTTGGCTTGCCGGCAAATGGGTGAAGGAACATAACAAAATGAATGCGCTTCGATTGGGTATCTTGTTATCCGGTGTGTTCTATTTGCTCGTACTGGGGCTCGATCAGCATGCGGTGAGTTATATCTGGCCGTTAGGGTTACTGCTCGGAGCGTCTCTCGGATTATTTTGGCTTGCCTTTAATGTCGTTTACTTCGAGGTTACGGATCGTGATAATCGTGATCTATTCAACGGCTGGGTGGGCTTGATTGGTTCATTTGTCGGGATTGTCGGACCCTGGATTTCTGGGATGATTATTTCTATGTCCGTAGCCAATCAAGGGTATCAGTATATCTTCATGATCTCTATGCTGGTCTTTGGCATTGGGGTCGTATTCAGCTTTTTCTTAAAAAAGAGGAAGACAGAAGGCACTTACAGCTGGAACGAGCCTGTGAAGCAATTAAGTGAGAGGGGGAATCCTTGGAGATGGGCAGGTCCTGCGCTTGCAGCTCAAGGGATTCGAGAAGGTGTATTCTCATTCTTGGTAAATCTGCTCGTATACATTGCGACAACGCAGGAAGCGAAGCTGGGACAATTTTATCTGATTACTTCCTTCGTGGCGTTAGTTAGTTACCATGTTATTGGAAAATGGTATAAGCCGGCTTATCGCTACTATGGGACTTTGGTCGGGGCTGCTCTGTTATTCATATTCACACTTCCGCTATTATGGACCGTCAATTACGGAACTTTACTCCTGCAAGGGGTCGGCTCAGCGATTTTCATGCCATTGTATATTCTGCCTATGATTTCATCGGTGTTCGATTTAATGGGAACCAGCGGCGAAAATGTATCCAAGCGGGTTGAGCTTGTCGTATTGCGTGAAATTTGTCTAACGATCGGAAGAGTAGTGGGCATTGTCATGTTCATTATTGTTCTTGAGATCAATCAGTCTACGCAGACGATCACGTGGCTTATGATTATTCTGGGATTATCGCCTGTACTCAGCTGGTTTATGATCCGGAGGCTGTTACAAGCTCAGCCCGTCAACAACTCACCTGCAAAGTGA
- a CDS encoding spore coat protein yields MNNQLNNPLFMPEADLMQSILDNLKRTVREYTTATTEAACPTIRQMFTDLTMNTLKLQGQIFNTMQQHNMYQAPGNALQMDLNKEIQTQKQTKQELTQFLQSKNASAGNAPYAQQPNVEAHTPNYM; encoded by the coding sequence ATGAACAACCAGCTAAATAATCCATTGTTTATGCCCGAAGCCGATCTGATGCAATCCATTTTAGATAACCTCAAGAGAACGGTAAGAGAGTATACGACGGCTACGACAGAAGCAGCATGTCCTACCATTAGACAGATGTTCACCGATCTCACGATGAACACACTCAAGCTGCAAGGCCAAATATTCAATACAATGCAGCAGCACAATATGTATCAGGCTCCAGGCAACGCACTGCAGATGGATTTGAACAAGGAGATCCAAACGCAAAAACAGACGAAGCAGGAGCTTACGCAATTTCTTCAGTCTAAGAATGCGTCAGCAGGCAATGCTCCCTACGCACAACAGCCCAACGTCGAAGCTCACACGCCAAATTATATGTAA
- a CDS encoding Lrp/AsnC family transcriptional regulator, translating to MTELNDLKLKVLDLLKEDARRSPALIATLLGATEEDVKSAVAELEKDNVIVKYATVVNWDKVDDEKVTALIEVQISPERGRGFEGIAERIYLYPQVKSVYLMSGAYDLLVEIEGRNLREVANFVSEKLSPIDSVLSTKTNFILKKYKQDGIIFEPHQEDKRLLISP from the coding sequence ATGACAGAACTTAATGATTTGAAATTAAAAGTGCTTGATTTACTCAAAGAAGACGCAAGAAGAAGCCCTGCCCTGATCGCGACGCTCCTAGGAGCCACGGAGGAAGATGTGAAGAGTGCAGTGGCAGAACTTGAAAAAGACAATGTTATCGTTAAATACGCAACCGTTGTGAACTGGGACAAAGTGGACGATGAGAAAGTAACCGCCCTGATTGAAGTACAGATCTCACCGGAACGCGGCAGAGGATTTGAAGGGATCGCGGAACGTATTTACTTGTATCCACAGGTCAAATCGGTGTATCTTATGTCCGGCGCCTATGATCTTCTTGTAGAAATTGAAGGACGCAATCTGCGTGAAGTCGCTAATTTTGTATCCGAGAAATTGTCGCCGATCGATTCAGTGCTATCGACGAAGACGAACTTTATTTTGAAGAAATACAAACAAGACGGCATTATTTTTGAACCGCATCAAGAAGATAAGCGGCTCTTGATTTCGCCATAA
- a CDS encoding aminotransferase class I/II-fold pyridoxal phosphate-dependent enzyme — MLINQDQQKDAQPRSMSSYLAPRVQQIPPSGIRKFFDLVGDNKGIISLGVGEPDFITPWHMREASVYSLERGFTSYTSNAGMPELREAISEYLDKSFHTPYDPKDEIVVTVGGSEAIDLALRALIIQGDEILVPEPCYVAYSPIVSIGGGVPVGVETKAENNFKLTAEALEAKITPKSKVLILCYPSNPTGATMTYEDWLPIAEVVEKHDLIVISDEIYAELTYNQKHVSFPSIPGMRDRTILVSGFSKAFAMTGWRIGYMCGHSDLISAMLKIHQYTVMCAPSMGQVAALEALTNGMEEKDRMIESYNQRRRLIVQGFRDIGLDCHEPQGAFYAFPSIQQTGLTSDDFAERLLTDGKVAAVPGGVFGAGGEGFLRCSYATSLAQLNEALERIGNFVYKLEKQG, encoded by the coding sequence ATGTTAATTAACCAAGATCAACAGAAGGATGCACAACCTAGGTCGATGAGTTCTTATCTCGCTCCTCGTGTTCAGCAAATCCCGCCCTCGGGGATCCGGAAGTTTTTTGATCTCGTCGGTGATAACAAAGGAATCATATCACTTGGTGTGGGAGAGCCGGATTTCATTACCCCTTGGCATATGCGGGAGGCCTCTGTATATTCACTTGAGCGTGGATTCACCAGCTATACCTCTAATGCCGGAATGCCGGAGCTGAGAGAAGCAATCAGCGAATATTTGGATAAGAGCTTCCATACGCCTTATGATCCTAAGGATGAGATTGTGGTTACCGTCGGCGGCAGTGAAGCGATTGACCTTGCTCTGCGTGCATTGATTATTCAGGGAGATGAAATTCTGGTTCCCGAGCCATGTTATGTTGCTTATTCACCGATCGTATCGATTGGCGGCGGTGTTCCGGTAGGTGTAGAGACCAAGGCAGAGAATAACTTTAAGCTGACGGCAGAGGCGCTCGAAGCGAAGATTACTCCCAAATCGAAAGTACTTATATTGTGCTATCCAAGTAACCCGACAGGGGCAACGATGACTTATGAGGACTGGCTGCCCATTGCAGAGGTTGTGGAAAAGCATGATCTCATCGTCATATCTGATGAAATTTATGCAGAGCTTACTTATAATCAAAAGCATGTCAGCTTCCCATCCATTCCCGGAATGCGTGACCGCACGATTCTCGTGAGTGGATTCTCCAAGGCCTTTGCAATGACCGGCTGGCGGATTGGTTATATGTGCGGCCATTCTGACCTGATATCGGCGATGCTCAAGATTCACCAATACACGGTGATGTGTGCGCCATCCATGGGACAGGTTGCGGCACTGGAGGCATTAACAAACGGTATGGAAGAGAAGGACCGGATGATTGAGTCCTATAATCAGCGCAGACGCCTTATCGTCCAGGGCTTTCGAGATATCGGGCTGGACTGCCATGAGCCGCAAGGAGCTTTTTATGCGTTTCCGAGCATTCAGCAAACGGGTTTGACGTCGGACGATTTTGCAGAACGACTGCTTACGGATGGCAAAGTAGCGGCTGTTCCCGGCGGTGTTTTTGGAGCAGGAGGAGAGGGCTTTTTACGTTGCTCCTACGCTACATCCTTAGCTCAGCTTAACGAAGCTTTAGAAAGAATCGGGAATTTTGTTTACAAACTTGAGAAACAGGGTTAA
- a CDS encoding aspartyl-phosphate phosphatase Spo0E family protein: MFCAEYDLPTYRGQYAVDNESSGTWLTNSEKASSRGLSLEDEIHILRSKMERIFLEEKSFTSDVVIEISSLLDLKINEYMKAYPKKA; this comes from the coding sequence TTGTTTTGTGCTGAATATGATTTGCCGACATATCGTGGTCAATATGCTGTTGATAATGAAAGCAGCGGAACTTGGCTCACCAACTCGGAGAAAGCATCTTCTCGTGGTCTTTCTTTGGAAGATGAAATTCATATCCTGCGCAGCAAGATGGAACGAATCTTTCTGGAAGAGAAGTCATTTACTTCGGACGTTGTGATCGAGATCAGCAGCTTGCTGGATTTAAAGATCAATGAATATATGAAGGCCTATCCTAAAAAAGCTTAG
- a CDS encoding bifunctional adenosylcobinamide kinase/adenosylcobinamide-phosphate guanylyltransferase, with translation MLIMVTGGVSSGKTRFALSYASRLAREGIYVTATDNQDRLDELRTPARLRTIHISAEHSLPDVLDHINRESNLFAAERRIVVVDSLTAWLAGEMKSCWNTADRMKIKAKVELLKEVIVSYQGLLLIVTNEMHGSFHPSEDEKCFVSWMTEVNHLIASRSDQVFMLISGIAAEISKGQIRY, from the coding sequence ATGCTGATTATGGTAACAGGTGGAGTAAGCAGCGGTAAAACCCGATTTGCCCTTTCCTATGCCTCAAGACTAGCCCGTGAAGGGATCTATGTTACAGCAACAGACAATCAAGACAGACTCGATGAGCTAAGGACACCTGCCAGACTTCGGACAATACATATAAGTGCTGAGCATTCACTGCCAGATGTGCTGGATCATATCAATCGTGAATCCAACCTGTTTGCAGCGGAGAGACGAATCGTCGTTGTAGATAGCTTGACGGCTTGGCTGGCAGGTGAAATGAAATCCTGCTGGAATACAGCAGATCGAATGAAGATCAAGGCGAAAGTGGAATTATTAAAAGAGGTTATTGTATCTTATCAAGGGTTACTACTCATCGTAACAAATGAAATGCATGGAAGCTTCCACCCTTCTGAGGATGAGAAGTGCTTTGTCAGCTGGATGACTGAAGTCAACCATTTGATCGCTTCAAGAAGCGACCAGGTATTTATGCTGATCTCGGGAATAGCTGCAGAGATCAGCAAGGGTCAGATTCGCTATTAA
- a CDS encoding cob(I)yrinic acid a,c-diamide adenosyltransferase, whose amino-acid sequence MKIYTKSGDKGKTSVIGARVPKDDDRIEAYGTIDELNCFVGQAISLAETDSKYEDLCKELRQIQQELFDCGSDLAFVKIEEGNYKVSAELAGQLEAWIDLHQEENPQIERFIIPGGSPFSSALHVCRTVCRRAERRMVTLGSHTDINPAVRLYMNRLSDYFFVIARTANVRAGIPDVEYIRSKKVFRSK is encoded by the coding sequence ATGAAAATATATACCAAATCGGGAGATAAGGGAAAAACTTCGGTCATCGGTGCAAGAGTGCCCAAGGATGATGACCGTATTGAGGCTTACGGAACGATCGATGAGCTCAACTGCTTCGTCGGTCAGGCAATCAGCCTTGCCGAAACCGATTCAAAGTACGAGGATCTGTGCAAAGAGTTAAGACAAATTCAGCAAGAGCTGTTCGATTGCGGATCAGACCTGGCTTTTGTCAAGATTGAAGAAGGGAATTACAAAGTATCTGCTGAGCTAGCTGGTCAGCTAGAAGCGTGGATTGATCTCCATCAAGAAGAGAATCCTCAAATTGAGCGATTTATTATTCCGGGCGGCAGCCCATTCTCTTCGGCCCTGCATGTATGCAGGACGGTGTGCCGTAGAGCAGAACGTCGAATGGTGACTCTAGGTTCACATACCGATATTAATCCAGCTGTAAGGCTGTATATGAATCGCTTGTCGGACTATTTCTTTGTCATCGCCCGTACAGCTAATGTTCGTGCAGGTATTCCGGACGTTGAATATATTCGAAGTAAAAAGGTGTTCCGCAGTAAATGA